DNA sequence from the Parasphingorhabdus cellanae genome:
GCTCGTGCCGCAGCCGCATTGACGCCCGATGATCCTAATGTGTTGGACACGCTAGGCTGGACTTTGCTGCAATCCGGGCAAGACAAGGCCGAAGCATTGAAGCTGCTGCGGCAAGCATCGGCGCGGGCTCCCGGCAATTTGGAAATTCGTTGGCATCTTGCGAATGCGCTGGCGGCCAACGGGCAGGCGGGAGAAGCCAAACAGTTGATTTCCGGCTTGAAAGCCTTTGCAAGTTCCGATCAACAGGCGCAAATTGACGCGCTGCTCGCCCGGCTTTAACTCTGACCACAAACTTTATAATCCGCCCTACAATCTATAGACTCTTCCCCCGCGTCAGATTAAGCGCATTTCATGTCTATTGCTCATGAAGAAACCATATTGATTGTCGATTTCGGCTCTCAGGTCACGCAGCTTATAGCCCGCCGGGTCCGTGAAGCGGGGGTCTATTCAGAGATTGCTCCGTTTAACAATGCGGAAGACGCGTTTGAGCGGATGAAACCCAAAGGAATTATCCTGTCGGGCGGTCCATCCAGCGTTACAGATGAAGGCAGCCCGCGTATCCCGCAAGCGTTTCTTGATGCTGATATTCCGGTGCTCGGCATATGCTATGGCCAGCAGGTTATGACCACCCAATTGGGCGGTCAGGTTGAAGGCGGCGAGAGCGGCGAATTTGGCCGCGCCTTTATCGAGATTGCCGAAAGCTGCGTATTGTTCGACGGCCTGTGGAAGGTCGGGGAGAAGCACCAGGTTTGGATGAGCCACGGCGATAAAGTCACCGAATTTGCCCCCGGCTTCCGCATCGTCGCAACCACAGAAGGCGCGCCTTTCGCGATTATCGCGGATGACGACAAACGCTTTTACGGCATGCAGTTCCATCCCGAAGTCGTGCACACGCCCGATGGCGGCAAGTTGATTGCCAATTTTGTTCGCCATGTCTGCGGCTGTGCCGGCGACTGGTCGATGGCAGAATTCAAGGCGGCCAAGATCAAGGAAATCCGCGAGCAGGTTGGCGATGGCAAAGTCATTTGCGGGCTTTCGGGCGGTGTCGACAGCGCGGTCGCCGCTGTGTTGATCCACGAAGCCATTGGTGAACAGCTGACCTGTGTGTTTGTCGATCACGGCCTGATGCGCATGGGTGAGGCGGATCAGGTGGTGAGCCTGTTCAAGGGTCATTATAATATTCCGCTGGTGCATCTCGATGTCGAGACATTGTTCCTCAACGGCCTGAAAGGCGAGGCGGACCCGGAAAAGAAGCGCAAATTTATTGGCAAGACCTTTATCGATGTGTTTGAGATTGAAGCAAAAAAAGTCGGTGGCGCAGATTTTCTTGCGCAAGGGACGCTCTATCCGGATGTGATTGAGAGCGTGAGCTTTACCGGTGGACCCAGCGTGACAATCAAATCGCATCATAATGTCGGCGGCCTACCAGAACGCATGAATATGAAGCTGGTCGAACCGCTGCGCGAACTGTTCAAGGACGAAGTCCGCGCATTGGGCCGCGAACTCGGCCTGCCGGAAATTTTCGTCGGTCGCCATCCGTTCCCCGGACCGGGTCTAGCCATCCGTATTCCTGGCGAAGTGACCAAAGAGCGCTGCGACATTTTGCGCAAAGCGGACGCTATCTATCTGGAAGAAATAAGAAATGCTGGTTTGTATGATGCGATCTGGCAGGCCTTCGCAGTGCTGCTCCCGGTCAAGACCGTGGGCGTGATGGGCGATAGCCGCACCTATGACAATGTCTGCGGCCTGCGTGCTGTAACCAGCACCGATGGTATGACCGCCGATGTCTATCCCTTTGACGCGAGTTTCCTGACGCGGGTTTCGACGCGGATTGTGAATGAGGTGAAGGGGATTAACCGGGTGGTTTATGATTATACCTCGAAACCTCCGGGGACTATTGAGTGGGAGTGAATGGAAGTCATTGGCTTCGTTTGCATTTTTCATTGCGATTAGCTCGTTATTTGACGGTCCTTCGACAGGCTCAGGACGAACGGGTAAGGGGTTATAAATAAAAGAGGAAATATCGTCATGAAAGCCATTCAACTTCAAGCTCCGGCATCGCTCGACAATCTCAAACTCGTCGATCTCCCCGATCCGGCCGCCCCCGGTCCCGGCGAAATCGCTGTCCGGTTGCGCGCCTCAAGCCTCAACTATCATGATTATGCAGTGGTCAAGGGCATGCTGCCAACCGCCGAAAACCGCATACCGATGTCCGATGGCGCGGGCGAAGTGACGGCCGTGGGAGAGGGCGTGACCGCGTTTAAAACCGGCGACGCCGTGGTTTCCACCTTCTTCCCCGATTGGATAGACGGCGCTCCGCCCGAAGGCGGGTTTCAGCGCGTGCCTGGTGACGGGATTGATGGCTATGCCTGTGAGCAAACGGTTGGCCCGGCGACAGCCTGGACGCATGCACCAAAGGGCTATAGCGCCGCCGAATCGGCAACCTTGACCTGCGCGGGCCTAACCGCCTGGCGGGCGTTGTTTGTCGATGGCTGCGTGAAACCCGGCGATACTGTGCTGGTGCAGGGTACGGGCGGCGTGTCGATATTTGCGCTGCAATTTGCCAAGGCGGCTGGGGCTACGGTGATCGCAACGTCGTCCTCTAACGAAAAGCTGGAGCGGCTTAAAGCGATGGGCGCGGACCATCTGATTAATTACAAAGAGGTAGAGGCCTGGGGACCAAAAGTGCTCGAACTGACCGGTGGTGCGGGCGTTGATTGCGTGGTTGAAATTGGCGGTCCCGGTACGCTCGACCAGTCGATGATGGCGACGCGTATTGGCGGCCATATCGCGCTAATTGGTGTCTTAACCGGTTTTGCCGGTCCAGTTCAAACAGCTATGCTTATGGCGAAAAACCTTCGTGTTCAGGGCCTGACCGTCGGCAGCCGCGCGCAGCAGATCGATATGATCGCGGCCATTGAGGCCAATGGCATCAAGCCGGTGCTCGACAAGCATTTCGCGCTGGCCGACTTGGCCGACGCTTTCCGGCATCAGGAATCCGGTGCGCATTTTGGAAAGATTATCGTCGATATCTAACGGGCGTTTGGGGCAACCCGTAGCTTTAAAGACGCAATGTTCTTGTCATGTTCGCCAGTTCAGGGCATCTTTAAAGCATGCAAGTGACTTTCGATTTCGATTCCCGCCCCGCCTTGCTGGATCGCATCCAGCAGCAATTAATCGCGCGTTTCGGGCGGATTGTGCGCCCTGCGGAAAAGCGCCGCGATCCGGTTTGGACAGTGGTACAGGGGGTGATCGGAGCACGGTCGAAAACGGCTGTGTCTAACGCTTCTACCGATCAATTGTTGGCTGATTTCGGCACTTGGGAAGCGGTAGCAGGGCTGCCTCTAGAGATACTGACCGACTATCTCGCCCATCAGACTTTTCCAGATCTTTCAGCAAGTCGCTTAAAGGATTGTTTGTCGGAAATCATAAATCGATGCGGAGCCGTTGACCTGTCCCTTCTGGCGGAAATGAAAACCGCAGATGCAATGACGTGGCTCGAATCCCTGCCTAGCGTTGCACGCAAGATCAGTGCGGGCGTCGTGAGCAACAGCACGTTGGAGCGCAAAGCACTGGTGATCGACACGCACCATCGCCGCGTGGTCCAGCGCATCGGGCTGGTGCCGCCCAAGGCTGATACGACACGTGCCTATGATATCCTGATGCCGGTCCTGCCGCCTGACTGGTCAGCGGCGGACATTGATGAACATCACCTGTTAATCAAAAGGCTAGGCCAGACGCATTGTCGGCCCTCCCGTCCGAATTGTGCCGACTGTCCGGTGCGCGGCGATTGCGAGACTGGGCAGGTTTCCGGAAAGCAGGCATCGTGAACACCTGTTCTTCGACACGGCAGGCCGGGGCGGATGATCGCGATGCGGTAGTATCGCTTTGGGAAGCCTGTGGTTTGACTCGCCCATGGAATGATGCTGCCGCTGATTTCAAACGCGCAGTGGATGGCGCTACCTCTGCTATCCTGTGCTTTGAGGAGGACGGAAAACTGGTGGCGACAGTCATGGTCGGTGATGATGGTCATCGCGGCTGGGTCTATTATCTCGGTGTATTGCCAGATGGCAGACGGCAGGGACTTGGGCGTCTGATGATGGCAGCAGCCGAATCATGGCTGCGTGAACGGGGCGCGCCAAAAATCCAGTTGATGGTGCGCGATGACAATGAACAGGCCATCGGATTTTACAAGGCGTTGGGATATAAATTGCAACCGGTTGTGACCATCGGACGGCGGCTGGATTGATGGATAACCCGTCCCCCGCCATCATCCGGCAATTGTCTCCCGCAGATACAGAGCTCGCGCGCGAACTGCTTTATGTTTTCGGGAAAGCGTTCGAAGATGAAAAAACCTATGATCCCAAAGCTTCCAGTGAGTATTATCTGGGAAAATTACTGACCCGGAATCATTTCATCGTCTTGGTCGCACTTGTCGATGGCGAGGTAGTAGGCGGAATCGCTGCTTATGAAATGGAAAAGCTTGAGCAGGAACGGTCCGAAATCTATCTCTATGATCTGGCGGTACTGGAAAGGCATCGCCGCCGCAATATCGCGACCCAGTTGATTGATGCCTTGCGTGCAATCGCAGTGGAGCGAGGAGCAGGGGTCGTATTTGTCCAGGCAGATAAGGGTGATGATCCTCCCATTGCTTTATACAGCGGTCTTGGAACCCGAGAGGATGTTCTGCATTTTAACATAGAACCGAAAAAATAATCTCCAATAGTGCTGTCCTACATTACAACGAATCGCTAAATACCGGGCCATGCTGGCCTTGTCTTTCTTCTCCTTCCCGTTTTTTATGAAATATAAAAATGTCTAAAAAGCTGATTGCCACCGATCAAGTCGAAACCGTCTATCGCCGTCTTGCCAAAGCGATGCCCGGCCGCACAAAAAATGCCAAGGGCCCGAAAGGGCAGCCGGATGCTTTTCGGTCTTGTATATCCTGCATGCTTTCGGCCCAGTCGCTCGACCGCAACACTGCTAAAGCATCACGGGCATTGTTCGCGCTGGCCCAAACACCGGAAGACATGCTGGAGCTCGATGATCGCGACATTGCTGCGGCAATCAAGCCGTGTGGGCTTTACAACAACAAGACCCGCAATATCCGTAAATTTTGCGAGCATCTGCTTGCCGAACATGCTGGTATAGTACCTAATACGCGCGACGGACTCTTGTCGCTTCCAGGTATCGGGCGCAAATGTGCGGATATCGTGATGAGCTTTACTTTTGGCGCTGATGTCATCGCGGTGGACACCCATGTTCACCGGGTCTGTAACCGGATTGGTCTGACCGATGCGAAGGTTGCGGATAAGACCGCGCAACAATTAGAAGAGCGAAGCCCCGATTGGGCTTTGCAAGATGGACATTTCTGGCTTATTCAGTTCGGCAAGAAAATCTGCACATCCCGGAGTCCGAAGTGCGACCGGTGTCCCGTTAGCGACATTTGTCTCTGGTTTGCTGCGCAAAATAAATAGGGTGAATATGATGGCTAACGAAACGAAAATGTACGGAATTTCCAACTGCGATACGATTAAAAAGGCACGCAACTGGATGGAACGGAACGGTATAAACTATGTCTTTCACGATTATAAAAAATCCGGAATTACAAAGGATATGCTGGAGTTATGGGTGATGCAGGTTGGCTGGGAGCCCTTGCTCAACAAGCGCGGCACGACCTTCAAGAAATTGCCGGACATGATGAAAGAAAATATCGAC
Encoded proteins:
- a CDS encoding AAC(3)-I family aminoglycoside N-acetyltransferase; translated protein: MDNPSPAIIRQLSPADTELARELLYVFGKAFEDEKTYDPKASSEYYLGKLLTRNHFIVLVALVDGEVVGGIAAYEMEKLEQERSEIYLYDLAVLERHRRRNIATQLIDALRAIAVERGAGVVFVQADKGDDPPIALYSGLGTREDVLHFNIEPKK
- a CDS encoding endonuclease III domain-containing protein gives rise to the protein MQVTFDFDSRPALLDRIQQQLIARFGRIVRPAEKRRDPVWTVVQGVIGARSKTAVSNASTDQLLADFGTWEAVAGLPLEILTDYLAHQTFPDLSASRLKDCLSEIINRCGAVDLSLLAEMKTADAMTWLESLPSVARKISAGVVSNSTLERKALVIDTHHRRVVQRIGLVPPKADTTRAYDILMPVLPPDWSAADIDEHHLLIKRLGQTHCRPSRPNCADCPVRGDCETGQVSGKQAS
- a CDS encoding GNAT family acetyltransferase encodes the protein MNTCSSTRQAGADDRDAVVSLWEACGLTRPWNDAAADFKRAVDGATSAILCFEEDGKLVATVMVGDDGHRGWVYYLGVLPDGRRQGLGRLMMAAAESWLRERGAPKIQLMVRDDNEQAIGFYKALGYKLQPVVTIGRRLD
- a CDS encoding ArsC family reductase encodes the protein MANETKMYGISNCDTIKKARNWMERNGINYVFHDYKKSGITKDMLELWVMQVGWEPLLNKRGTTFKKLPDMMKENIDENSAIMLMAENPSMIKRPVLEHGDELVVGFKAADYEAAGLTARNS
- a CDS encoding endonuclease III domain-containing protein; the encoded protein is MSKKLIATDQVETVYRRLAKAMPGRTKNAKGPKGQPDAFRSCISCMLSAQSLDRNTAKASRALFALAQTPEDMLELDDRDIAAAIKPCGLYNNKTRNIRKFCEHLLAEHAGIVPNTRDGLLSLPGIGRKCADIVMSFTFGADVIAVDTHVHRVCNRIGLTDAKVADKTAQQLEERSPDWALQDGHFWLIQFGKKICTSRSPKCDRCPVSDICLWFAAQNK
- the guaA gene encoding glutamine-hydrolyzing GMP synthase; the encoded protein is MSIAHEETILIVDFGSQVTQLIARRVREAGVYSEIAPFNNAEDAFERMKPKGIILSGGPSSVTDEGSPRIPQAFLDADIPVLGICYGQQVMTTQLGGQVEGGESGEFGRAFIEIAESCVLFDGLWKVGEKHQVWMSHGDKVTEFAPGFRIVATTEGAPFAIIADDDKRFYGMQFHPEVVHTPDGGKLIANFVRHVCGCAGDWSMAEFKAAKIKEIREQVGDGKVICGLSGGVDSAVAAVLIHEAIGEQLTCVFVDHGLMRMGEADQVVSLFKGHYNIPLVHLDVETLFLNGLKGEADPEKKRKFIGKTFIDVFEIEAKKVGGADFLAQGTLYPDVIESVSFTGGPSVTIKSHHNVGGLPERMNMKLVEPLRELFKDEVRALGRELGLPEIFVGRHPFPGPGLAIRIPGEVTKERCDILRKADAIYLEEIRNAGLYDAIWQAFAVLLPVKTVGVMGDSRTYDNVCGLRAVTSTDGMTADVYPFDASFLTRVSTRIVNEVKGINRVVYDYTSKPPGTIEWE
- a CDS encoding zinc-dependent alcohol dehydrogenase family protein produces the protein MKAIQLQAPASLDNLKLVDLPDPAAPGPGEIAVRLRASSLNYHDYAVVKGMLPTAENRIPMSDGAGEVTAVGEGVTAFKTGDAVVSTFFPDWIDGAPPEGGFQRVPGDGIDGYACEQTVGPATAWTHAPKGYSAAESATLTCAGLTAWRALFVDGCVKPGDTVLVQGTGGVSIFALQFAKAAGATVIATSSSNEKLERLKAMGADHLINYKEVEAWGPKVLELTGGAGVDCVVEIGGPGTLDQSMMATRIGGHIALIGVLTGFAGPVQTAMLMAKNLRVQGLTVGSRAQQIDMIAAIEANGIKPVLDKHFALADLADAFRHQESGAHFGKIIVDI